A DNA window from Setaria viridis chromosome 2, Setaria_viridis_v4.0, whole genome shotgun sequence contains the following coding sequences:
- the LOC117842133 gene encoding uncharacterized protein isoform X4, with protein MEQVQNCVVKLRSNPRRHRDKVYVGCGAGFGGDRPMAALKLLQRVKELNYLVLECLAERTLADRYRIMVSGGKGYDPRVKEWMSVLLPLALERKVCIITNMGAMDPLGAQKEVLNLASILGLEITVAVAYESSFETQGSPLSSFQSIGAGQGRSTYLGAASIVNCLENYKPNVVITSRVADAALFLAPMEGGWKGWGEISYGGHQCLKRAQAAEYLVRSWIGERYPDIDEKIVSYIMGYDSLKAVGGDKDSYSSKQVMDARLRMDGLFELEEHAVQFVEEFIALYTNGPAGGGGISMGIRNTGTSSNEPMNYVTCTGQRKEIILQKMLVDRENIFWRAHAKKASIPCLQDQATDSETVQMHISQSQKNPTSRAMGIQHVDTSMGTAPPVRASPGKKIALYHIAHSRVGDKGNDMNFSVIPHFPGDIGRLMAVITPDWVKNVVSPLLDLSSFPDEQAIQRRINLLELVSVEIYEVPGICSLNVVVRNILDGGVNCSRRIDRHGKTLSDLILCQEVVLPP; from the exons ATGGAACAGGTTCAAAACTGTGTTGTGAAGCTG CGGAGCAATCCCAGGCGGCACAGGGATAAAGTGTATGTCGGCTGTGGTGCTGGATTTGGGGGAGACAGGCCAATGGCTGCTTTAAAATTACTGCAGAGGGTCAAGGAGCTTAACTACCTAGTGCTCGAGTGTTTGGCAGAGCGGACTCTTGCAGATCGGTACCGGATTATGGTGTCAGGAGGCAAAGGATATGATCCTCGAG TCAAAGAGTGGATGTCTGTGCTACTACCATTGGCTCTCGAACGGAAAGTTTGCATAATAACTAACATGGGTGCAA TGGATCCTCTTGGAGCACAGAAAGAAGTACTGAACCTGGCATCTATTTTGGGACTGGAGATAACAGTAGCTGTAGCTTATGAATCATCCTTTGAAACTCAAG GAAGCCCTCTATCGTCCTTTCAATCAATAGGAGCGGGACAG GGAAGAAGCACATACCTTGGGGCAGCATCCATtgtaaattgcttggaaaactataAGCCAAACGTTGTCATTACTTCTCGGGTTGCTGATGCTGCACTTTTCCTAGCACCTATG GAAGGTGGATGGAAGGGCTGGGGAGAAATATCCTATGGGGGCCATCAGTGCTTAAAGCGAGCTCAAGCAGCAGAATACCTT GTTAGGTCGTGGATCGGTGAAAGATATCCTGACATCGATGAAAAAATTGTTTCATACATCATGGGCTATGATAGTTTGAAAGCTGTTGGAGGTGACAAGGATAGTTACTCATCCAAGCAAGTAATGGATGCTAGACTTAGGATGGATGGCCTTTTCGAGCTTGAAGAGCATGCTGTTCAATTTGTTGAAGAATTTATTGCTCTGTATACAAATGGTccagctggtggtggtggcatcaG tATGGGAATCAGGAATACTGGTACTAGTTCCAATGAACCAATGAACTATGTCACATG CACTGGACAGAGGAAGGAAATAATTCTACAAAAGATGCTG GTTGACCGGGAAAACATCTTCTGGCGAGCGCATGCAAAGAAGGCAAGCATTCCTTGCCTACAGGATCAGGCCACAGATTCTGAAACGGTTCAGATGCATATTTCACAATCACAGAAGAACCCAACAAGTCGTGCAATGGGCATTCAACACGTTGACACAAGCATGGGGACAGCACCCCCTGTTCGTGCTTCACCTGGGAAAAAGATTGCCCTTTACCATATAGCCCACAGCAGGGTCGGTGATAAAGGGAATGATATGAACTTCTCTGTCATTCCTCACTTCCCTGGTGACATTGGCCGGCTTATGGCAGTGATCACTCCAGATTGGGTGAAGAATGTTGTTTCGCCCCTGCTTGATTTGTCATCATTTCCTGATGAGCAAGCGATCCAGCGTCGAATCAATCTGCTTGAGCTTGTGAGTGTTGAGATTTACGAAGTCCCAGGCATATGCTCTCTGAATGTTGTGGTGAGGAACATTCTGGATGGTGGTGTGAACTGTTCGAGAAGGATAGATAGGCATGGAAAGACTCTGTCAGATCTCATATTGTGCCAAGAAGTTGTCTTACCCCCATGA
- the LOC117842133 gene encoding uncharacterized protein isoform X2 has product MEQVQNCVVKLRSNPRRHRDKVYVGCGAGFGGDRPMAALKLLQRVKELNYLVLECLAERTLADRYRIMVSGGKGYDPRVKEWMSVLLPLALERKVCIITNMGAMDPLGAQKEVLNLASILGLEITVAVAYESSFETQGSPLSSFQSIGAGQGRSTYLGAASIVNCLENYKPNVVITSRVADAALFLAPMIYELGWNWNDTEELAQGTLASHLLECGCQLTGGYFMHPGDAYRDFSFEQLVDLSLPYAEVSYGGEVIVGKADGSGGLLSHSTCAEQLLYEVGDPANYITPDLVVDFCHVQFHQISKDKVHCEGAKPSDACRPEKLLQLSPTEGGWKGWGEISYGGHQCLKRAQAAEYLVRSWIGERYPDIDEKIVSYIMGYDSLKAVGGDKDSYSSKQVMDARLRMDGLFELEEHAVQFVEEFIALYTNGPAGGGGISTGQRKEIILQKMLVDRENIFWRAHAKKASIPCLQDQATDSETVQMHISQSQKNPTSRAMGIQHVDTSMGTAPPVRASPGKKIALYHIAHSRVGDKGNDMNFSVIPHFPGDIGRLMAVITPDWVKNVVSPLLDLSSFPDEQAIQRRINLLELVSVEIYEVPGICSLNVVVRNILDGGVNCSRRIDRHGKTLSDLILCQEVVLPP; this is encoded by the exons ATGGAACAGGTTCAAAACTGTGTTGTGAAGCTG CGGAGCAATCCCAGGCGGCACAGGGATAAAGTGTATGTCGGCTGTGGTGCTGGATTTGGGGGAGACAGGCCAATGGCTGCTTTAAAATTACTGCAGAGGGTCAAGGAGCTTAACTACCTAGTGCTCGAGTGTTTGGCAGAGCGGACTCTTGCAGATCGGTACCGGATTATGGTGTCAGGAGGCAAAGGATATGATCCTCGAG TCAAAGAGTGGATGTCTGTGCTACTACCATTGGCTCTCGAACGGAAAGTTTGCATAATAACTAACATGGGTGCAA TGGATCCTCTTGGAGCACAGAAAGAAGTACTGAACCTGGCATCTATTTTGGGACTGGAGATAACAGTAGCTGTAGCTTATGAATCATCCTTTGAAACTCAAG GAAGCCCTCTATCGTCCTTTCAATCAATAGGAGCGGGACAG GGAAGAAGCACATACCTTGGGGCAGCATCCATtgtaaattgcttggaaaactataAGCCAAACGTTGTCATTACTTCTCGGGTTGCTGATGCTGCACTTTTCCTAGCACCTATG ATCTATGAATTAGGCTGGAACTGGAATGACACGGAGGAGTTGGCACAAGGGACATTAGCTAGCCATCTTCTGGAATGTGGCTGCCAACTCACTGGAGGATATTTCATGCACCCTG GAGATGCATATAGGGATTTTTCTTTTGAGCAACTTGTGGATTTGTCTCTTCCATACGCCGAAGTTAGTTATGGAGGAGAAGTTATTGTCGGTAAGGCAGATGGCAGTGGAGGTCTTTTGAGCCATAGTACTTGCGCAGAACAACTTCTTTATGAAGTTGGAGATCCAGCAAACTACATTACTCCTGATCTG GTTGTAGATTTCTGTCATGTGCAGTTTCACCAAATATCAAAAGACAAGGTCCACTGTGAAGGAGCAAAACCATCTGATGCTTGTCGCCCTGAGAAACTCCTCCAGTTATCTCCTACT GAAGGTGGATGGAAGGGCTGGGGAGAAATATCCTATGGGGGCCATCAGTGCTTAAAGCGAGCTCAAGCAGCAGAATACCTT GTTAGGTCGTGGATCGGTGAAAGATATCCTGACATCGATGAAAAAATTGTTTCATACATCATGGGCTATGATAGTTTGAAAGCTGTTGGAGGTGACAAGGATAGTTACTCATCCAAGCAAGTAATGGATGCTAGACTTAGGATGGATGGCCTTTTCGAGCTTGAAGAGCATGCTGTTCAATTTGTTGAAGAATTTATTGCTCTGTATACAAATGGTccagctggtggtggtggcatcaG CACTGGACAGAGGAAGGAAATAATTCTACAAAAGATGCTG GTTGACCGGGAAAACATCTTCTGGCGAGCGCATGCAAAGAAGGCAAGCATTCCTTGCCTACAGGATCAGGCCACAGATTCTGAAACGGTTCAGATGCATATTTCACAATCACAGAAGAACCCAACAAGTCGTGCAATGGGCATTCAACACGTTGACACAAGCATGGGGACAGCACCCCCTGTTCGTGCTTCACCTGGGAAAAAGATTGCCCTTTACCATATAGCCCACAGCAGGGTCGGTGATAAAGGGAATGATATGAACTTCTCTGTCATTCCTCACTTCCCTGGTGACATTGGCCGGCTTATGGCAGTGATCACTCCAGATTGGGTGAAGAATGTTGTTTCGCCCCTGCTTGATTTGTCATCATTTCCTGATGAGCAAGCGATCCAGCGTCGAATCAATCTGCTTGAGCTTGTGAGTGTTGAGATTTACGAAGTCCCAGGCATATGCTCTCTGAATGTTGTGGTGAGGAACATTCTGGATGGTGGTGTGAACTGTTCGAGAAGGATAGATAGGCATGGAAAGACTCTGTCAGATCTCATATTGTGCCAAGAAGTTGTCTTACCCCCATGA
- the LOC117842133 gene encoding uncharacterized protein isoform X3 encodes MSVLLPLALERKVCIITNMGAMDPLGAQKEVLNLASILGLEITVAVAYESSFETQGSPLSSFQSIGAGQGRSTYLGAASIVNCLENYKPNVVITSRVADAALFLAPMIYELGWNWNDTEELAQGTLASHLLECGCQLTGGYFMHPGDAYRDFSFEQLVDLSLPYAEVSYGGEVIVGKADGSGGLLSHSTCAEQLLYEVGDPANYITPDLVVDFCHVQFHQISKDKVHCEGAKPSDACRPEKLLQLSPTEGGWKGWGEISYGGHQCLKRAQAAEYLVRSWIGERYPDIDEKIVSYIMGYDSLKAVGGDKDSYSSKQVMDARLRMDGLFELEEHAVQFVEEFIALYTNGPAGGGGISMGIRNTGTSSNEPMNYVTCTGQRKEIILQKMLVDRENIFWRAHAKKASIPCLQDQATDSETVQMHISQSQKNPTSRAMGIQHVDTSMGTAPPVRASPGKKIALYHIAHSRVGDKGNDMNFSVIPHFPGDIGRLMAVITPDWVKNVVSPLLDLSSFPDEQAIQRRINLLELVSVEIYEVPGICSLNVVVRNILDGGVNCSRRIDRHGKTLSDLILCQEVVLPP; translated from the exons ATGTCTGTGCTACTACCATTGGCTCTCGAACGGAAAGTTTGCATAATAACTAACATGGGTGCAA TGGATCCTCTTGGAGCACAGAAAGAAGTACTGAACCTGGCATCTATTTTGGGACTGGAGATAACAGTAGCTGTAGCTTATGAATCATCCTTTGAAACTCAAG GAAGCCCTCTATCGTCCTTTCAATCAATAGGAGCGGGACAG GGAAGAAGCACATACCTTGGGGCAGCATCCATtgtaaattgcttggaaaactataAGCCAAACGTTGTCATTACTTCTCGGGTTGCTGATGCTGCACTTTTCCTAGCACCTATG ATCTATGAATTAGGCTGGAACTGGAATGACACGGAGGAGTTGGCACAAGGGACATTAGCTAGCCATCTTCTGGAATGTGGCTGCCAACTCACTGGAGGATATTTCATGCACCCTG GAGATGCATATAGGGATTTTTCTTTTGAGCAACTTGTGGATTTGTCTCTTCCATACGCCGAAGTTAGTTATGGAGGAGAAGTTATTGTCGGTAAGGCAGATGGCAGTGGAGGTCTTTTGAGCCATAGTACTTGCGCAGAACAACTTCTTTATGAAGTTGGAGATCCAGCAAACTACATTACTCCTGATCTG GTTGTAGATTTCTGTCATGTGCAGTTTCACCAAATATCAAAAGACAAGGTCCACTGTGAAGGAGCAAAACCATCTGATGCTTGTCGCCCTGAGAAACTCCTCCAGTTATCTCCTACT GAAGGTGGATGGAAGGGCTGGGGAGAAATATCCTATGGGGGCCATCAGTGCTTAAAGCGAGCTCAAGCAGCAGAATACCTT GTTAGGTCGTGGATCGGTGAAAGATATCCTGACATCGATGAAAAAATTGTTTCATACATCATGGGCTATGATAGTTTGAAAGCTGTTGGAGGTGACAAGGATAGTTACTCATCCAAGCAAGTAATGGATGCTAGACTTAGGATGGATGGCCTTTTCGAGCTTGAAGAGCATGCTGTTCAATTTGTTGAAGAATTTATTGCTCTGTATACAAATGGTccagctggtggtggtggcatcaG tATGGGAATCAGGAATACTGGTACTAGTTCCAATGAACCAATGAACTATGTCACATG CACTGGACAGAGGAAGGAAATAATTCTACAAAAGATGCTG GTTGACCGGGAAAACATCTTCTGGCGAGCGCATGCAAAGAAGGCAAGCATTCCTTGCCTACAGGATCAGGCCACAGATTCTGAAACGGTTCAGATGCATATTTCACAATCACAGAAGAACCCAACAAGTCGTGCAATGGGCATTCAACACGTTGACACAAGCATGGGGACAGCACCCCCTGTTCGTGCTTCACCTGGGAAAAAGATTGCCCTTTACCATATAGCCCACAGCAGGGTCGGTGATAAAGGGAATGATATGAACTTCTCTGTCATTCCTCACTTCCCTGGTGACATTGGCCGGCTTATGGCAGTGATCACTCCAGATTGGGTGAAGAATGTTGTTTCGCCCCTGCTTGATTTGTCATCATTTCCTGATGAGCAAGCGATCCAGCGTCGAATCAATCTGCTTGAGCTTGTGAGTGTTGAGATTTACGAAGTCCCAGGCATATGCTCTCTGAATGTTGTGGTGAGGAACATTCTGGATGGTGGTGTGAACTGTTCGAGAAGGATAGATAGGCATGGAAAGACTCTGTCAGATCTCATATTGTGCCAAGAAGTTGTCTTACCCCCATGA
- the LOC117842133 gene encoding uncharacterized protein isoform X1 produces MEQVQNCVVKLRSNPRRHRDKVYVGCGAGFGGDRPMAALKLLQRVKELNYLVLECLAERTLADRYRIMVSGGKGYDPRVKEWMSVLLPLALERKVCIITNMGAMDPLGAQKEVLNLASILGLEITVAVAYESSFETQGSPLSSFQSIGAGQGRSTYLGAASIVNCLENYKPNVVITSRVADAALFLAPMIYELGWNWNDTEELAQGTLASHLLECGCQLTGGYFMHPGDAYRDFSFEQLVDLSLPYAEVSYGGEVIVGKADGSGGLLSHSTCAEQLLYEVGDPANYITPDLVVDFCHVQFHQISKDKVHCEGAKPSDACRPEKLLQLSPTEGGWKGWGEISYGGHQCLKRAQAAEYLVRSWIGERYPDIDEKIVSYIMGYDSLKAVGGDKDSYSSKQVMDARLRMDGLFELEEHAVQFVEEFIALYTNGPAGGGGISMGIRNTGTSSNEPMNYVTCTGQRKEIILQKMLVDRENIFWRAHAKKASIPCLQDQATDSETVQMHISQSQKNPTSRAMGIQHVDTSMGTAPPVRASPGKKIALYHIAHSRVGDKGNDMNFSVIPHFPGDIGRLMAVITPDWVKNVVSPLLDLSSFPDEQAIQRRINLLELVSVEIYEVPGICSLNVVVRNILDGGVNCSRRIDRHGKTLSDLILCQEVVLPP; encoded by the exons ATGGAACAGGTTCAAAACTGTGTTGTGAAGCTG CGGAGCAATCCCAGGCGGCACAGGGATAAAGTGTATGTCGGCTGTGGTGCTGGATTTGGGGGAGACAGGCCAATGGCTGCTTTAAAATTACTGCAGAGGGTCAAGGAGCTTAACTACCTAGTGCTCGAGTGTTTGGCAGAGCGGACTCTTGCAGATCGGTACCGGATTATGGTGTCAGGAGGCAAAGGATATGATCCTCGAG TCAAAGAGTGGATGTCTGTGCTACTACCATTGGCTCTCGAACGGAAAGTTTGCATAATAACTAACATGGGTGCAA TGGATCCTCTTGGAGCACAGAAAGAAGTACTGAACCTGGCATCTATTTTGGGACTGGAGATAACAGTAGCTGTAGCTTATGAATCATCCTTTGAAACTCAAG GAAGCCCTCTATCGTCCTTTCAATCAATAGGAGCGGGACAG GGAAGAAGCACATACCTTGGGGCAGCATCCATtgtaaattgcttggaaaactataAGCCAAACGTTGTCATTACTTCTCGGGTTGCTGATGCTGCACTTTTCCTAGCACCTATG ATCTATGAATTAGGCTGGAACTGGAATGACACGGAGGAGTTGGCACAAGGGACATTAGCTAGCCATCTTCTGGAATGTGGCTGCCAACTCACTGGAGGATATTTCATGCACCCTG GAGATGCATATAGGGATTTTTCTTTTGAGCAACTTGTGGATTTGTCTCTTCCATACGCCGAAGTTAGTTATGGAGGAGAAGTTATTGTCGGTAAGGCAGATGGCAGTGGAGGTCTTTTGAGCCATAGTACTTGCGCAGAACAACTTCTTTATGAAGTTGGAGATCCAGCAAACTACATTACTCCTGATCTG GTTGTAGATTTCTGTCATGTGCAGTTTCACCAAATATCAAAAGACAAGGTCCACTGTGAAGGAGCAAAACCATCTGATGCTTGTCGCCCTGAGAAACTCCTCCAGTTATCTCCTACT GAAGGTGGATGGAAGGGCTGGGGAGAAATATCCTATGGGGGCCATCAGTGCTTAAAGCGAGCTCAAGCAGCAGAATACCTT GTTAGGTCGTGGATCGGTGAAAGATATCCTGACATCGATGAAAAAATTGTTTCATACATCATGGGCTATGATAGTTTGAAAGCTGTTGGAGGTGACAAGGATAGTTACTCATCCAAGCAAGTAATGGATGCTAGACTTAGGATGGATGGCCTTTTCGAGCTTGAAGAGCATGCTGTTCAATTTGTTGAAGAATTTATTGCTCTGTATACAAATGGTccagctggtggtggtggcatcaG tATGGGAATCAGGAATACTGGTACTAGTTCCAATGAACCAATGAACTATGTCACATG CACTGGACAGAGGAAGGAAATAATTCTACAAAAGATGCTG GTTGACCGGGAAAACATCTTCTGGCGAGCGCATGCAAAGAAGGCAAGCATTCCTTGCCTACAGGATCAGGCCACAGATTCTGAAACGGTTCAGATGCATATTTCACAATCACAGAAGAACCCAACAAGTCGTGCAATGGGCATTCAACACGTTGACACAAGCATGGGGACAGCACCCCCTGTTCGTGCTTCACCTGGGAAAAAGATTGCCCTTTACCATATAGCCCACAGCAGGGTCGGTGATAAAGGGAATGATATGAACTTCTCTGTCATTCCTCACTTCCCTGGTGACATTGGCCGGCTTATGGCAGTGATCACTCCAGATTGGGTGAAGAATGTTGTTTCGCCCCTGCTTGATTTGTCATCATTTCCTGATGAGCAAGCGATCCAGCGTCGAATCAATCTGCTTGAGCTTGTGAGTGTTGAGATTTACGAAGTCCCAGGCATATGCTCTCTGAATGTTGTGGTGAGGAACATTCTGGATGGTGGTGTGAACTGTTCGAGAAGGATAGATAGGCATGGAAAGACTCTGTCAGATCTCATATTGTGCCAAGAAGTTGTCTTACCCCCATGA